From one Eptesicus fuscus isolate TK198812 chromosome 21, DD_ASM_mEF_20220401, whole genome shotgun sequence genomic stretch:
- the MAMSTR gene encoding MEF2-activating motif and SAP domain-containing transcriptional regulator has translation MTLAASSQRSQIIRSKFRSVLQLRIHRRYQDPNPWISASGPALAPIPASPSGPASFLSSPGVLHPEPQRCPWRPLKDASPKVSQRWTEAKPQGNLTYHQYLPPEPRQGARADSQAPGSAVAAPRPPAWAETNSQQPPPRMKATSLPAGCPGAHSPSPPPHKLELQTLKLEELTVSELRQQLRLRGLRVSGTKSTLLERMRGGAPSRERPKSRREEGPAGAPWPRLRPKALAAARRHGSSKPSPASPPPPLSRAVGPHVPPPTPAPAPAPAPAPAAEPTPPSAPAAAPAAAAPTLEQELQEAIRRAQLLPNRGIDDILEGQEEPDDPLPPIPLDFPGSFDVLSPSPDSEGLSSVFSSSFPSPTNSPSASPRGPTDSLDWLEALSGGPPLGCGPPAPSIFSADLSDSSGPRLWDLLEGPW, from the exons ATGACCCTGGCGGCTTCCTCTCAGCGCTCCCAAATCATTCGCTCCAAGTTCCGCTCTG tCCTCCAGCTCCGGATCCACAGACGGTATCAGGACCCGA ATCCGTGGATCTCAGCCTCAGGCCCGGCTCTGGCCCCCATCCCGGCCTCGCCCTCGGGCCCCGCCTCTTTCCTCTCCAGTCCTGGGGTCCTGCACCCCGAGCCACAACGCTGCCCTTGGAGGCCCCTGAAGGAT GCGTCTCCCAAGGTCTCCCAGCGCTGGACGGAGGCCAAGCCCCAGGGGAACCTGACATACCACCAGTACCTGCCCCCAGAGCCGAGACAAGGGGCCAGGGCAgactcccaggccccagggtcGGCCGTGGCTGCCCCTCGGCCACCTGCCTGGGCAGAGACAAACTCCCAGCAGCCACCTCCTAG GATGAAGGCCACCTCACTCCCCGCGGGCTGCCCGGgggcccacagcccctcgccTCCTCCACACAAGTTGGAACTTCAGACCCTGAAACTGGAGGAGCTGACG gtctcCGAGCTCCGGCAGCAGCTGCGCCTGCGGGGCCTCCGGGTGTCGGGGACCAAGTCGACGCTCCTGGAGCGCATGCGCGGAGGCGCCCCATCCCGCGAGCGGCCTAAGTCGCGGCGCGAGGAAGGTCCCGCGGGCGCGCCCTGGCCACGCCTCAGGCCCAAGGCCCTCGCCGCCGCCCGACGACACGGCTCG TCCAAGCCCAGCCCAGCATCTCCCCCACCGCCTCTTTCTCGTGCCGTGGGACCCCACGTGCCCCCTCCGACTcccgctccggctccggctccggctccggctccggctgcAGAACCGACCCCTCCCTCAGCACCAGCCGCAGCACCAGCCGCAGCAGCCCCGACTctggagcaggagctgcaggAAGCGATCCGGAGGGCGCAG TTGCTGCCGAACCGGGGCATCGATGACATCCTGGAGGGTCAGGAGGAGCCTGATG ACCcgctgccccccatccccctgGACTTCCCCGGCTCCTTCGACGTGCTGTCCCCTTCCCCAGACTCTGAAGGCCTCTCCTCTGTCTTCTCTTCCTCGTTCCCGTCCCCCACAAACTCCCCATCCGCCTCTCCCAGGGGCCCCACGGACTCCTTGGACTGGCTGGAAGCTCTGAGTGGGGGTCCTCCGCTGGGCTgtgggcccccagcccccagcatcTTCTCTGCTGATTTATCTGACTCCAGTGGCCCCCGGCTGTGGGACCTGCTGGAGGGTCCCTGGTGA